The genomic DNA ACAATAACAATTAACAGTTAAgatttaaaacactaatagcagcaataagaagaaagacgaatggtagaactaagaagaaatgTACTGATATTAGGAAAATCGATGATATAacggtcaaatatcggtcaacATCGCCGATAATATTGGTACCGGTATTCTGACCAATATTTGACACCAATATCTTAcatggggaccgataaccgaccgatatatcaccgaagTAACTGCATAGACCATATGTAAAACACAAATTATTAATTGTCATGATATCCCTCTAGGTCATCAGGACGGTTCAAGCCGATGGTATTCGTGGACTATCAAAGGCCGAACGTAAAGCTTATGCTCCTCCAGCTGGTTCAGGATTTATATCCGGCTTTACATCAATCTCACGTAGACCTTTAAAAGAATACAACTTCCCAAACCAATCTATTCCATTTGGTCCAAGCTCTTATCTATCTGCACAAACCAGAGTTATCGAGGAGTACACCATGTCTCAGATAATTTTACAGGCTGTTACAAACGGTGAACCCACCGGActgctggtggtggtgacggGTGCAAGCCATGTTGCTTACGGGTCAAGAGGGACCGGGGTACCTGCAAGAATTGCAAAGAAGATGCAAAAGAAGAATCAAACTGTTATATTGCTTGACCCTGAACGGCAGTATATAAGACGCGAGGGTGAAGTTCCTGTTGCTGATTTTTTATGGTATTCTGCTGCCAGACCATGCACCAGGAATTGCTTTGATCGTGCGGAAATTGCTCGAGTTATGAATGCAGCTGGCAGAAAGCGAGATGCTTTGCCACAGGTTAGTGAACCCATTTTCAGTTACAagttagattattattattatttttttttttgcttttgttCATCGTATTAAACCTACTAAAATCTTTTGATATTTCAACTGCCTTTGGGATAGATAAATAATTAGATAAGCAGTGCACTAAATATGATTGCAAAGATACACTTTGGCTGACTTTTAACCCTTGACTTTTTACCGACCGGTTTGAGACTAAAAATAACCCAAATGGGTCGCAATTGTTACATATACATGTTATATTACAACGTTGTGTTGTACCTTTATCAGGATATCCAAAAAGGACTGGATCTTGGTCTCGTATCTCCGGAAGTACTGCAGAATTTCTTTGATCTAGAACAGTACCCTCTTCTATCAGAACTTACTCATAATTTTCAGGTAATCGTTTGTGTATAACTAAATCCGTCATTCTTTTAAGAACATTATCTCATTATccgtaaattacagggttttcgAGAAAGACTACTAGCAGACCCCAAATTCTTAAACCGATTAGCTATAGAGGAATCAATATCAATAACCACTACACTCATAGCACAATACCAAAAACGTAAAGGAAAATTCTTCGAAGAAATCGATTACGTCATGACAGATACCATTAGAGGAATAGTAGTCGATTTCTTCACAGTTTGGCTTCCAGCCCCTACATTATCATTTCTTTCATTTGCCGATGATGCTAACGGGCCCGATAGCATAGATGCGCTAACGGGCCTTTTGGGGTCCATACCGGATAACGCGTTTCAAAAAGCACTTGCCGGGAAGGACTGGGATGTGGGCCATAGAGTTGCTTCGGTAGTTGTTGGTGGTGTAAAACTTGCCGGTGTTGGATTTATTTCTAGTATTGGAGCTGTAGCTGTGTCGAATGTGTTGTACACCGCGCGCAAGTTTCTTAATCCCACTCTTGTAAATACGCAACAAGTTAAAAGATCACCGATTATGAAAACCGCGGTTGTTTATAGTAGCTTTCTTGGGACATCAGCTAATCTCCGGTATCAGGTACTgcaaattttatatatatattttttagagtaaaatggCATTTTCGTTCCTGAGGgttggctagttttgcgactttcatctaaaggtttgttttttcacacctggatccaaaaggtttgaaatctttccaTTTTCCtgcggctcgttaactccatccatttttctccgttaagtcagggataTTTTCGcattttttgctaacttaaagggcaatttgatctttttcactttatgtaaaaagaccgaatacccatGAAaaggaccgaattgcccttcaagttaacaaaaaaagatggaaatacccttgacttaatggagaaaaatggatggagttaacgagccggatgaaaatggcaagatttcaaaccatttggatccagatgcggaaaaacaaatcTTCGGatgaaagttgcaaaactggccgaaaatcagggacgaaaatggcattttaatCTATTTTTTAAAAGGGTAGATAAAGTGTTTGTGGGTCAACTCAACTCGACCTAGCCTGTTTTGACCCCAACGAAAATTGAGCTGTTTCAACCCAACCCctattttgacccattacctAACCTGTCATATCTTGCCACATGTACTGTTTATGTTTCCGTCAGTTTGGTATCAACTTAACTGCAACTCAATACTGCAGATTATTGCTGGACTGGTGGAGCATCGCCTTTCCGATATGTTTTCTGATCAAACATTATTTGTAAATATGATATCGTTTGTGTCGCGGACAATCAATTCTTACTGGGGAACTCAGGTTATAATCATTTCAATTTGTGATCCATGTTAAATTATCTTTATCGGCAATGAGCCACAGTTGGTTTGGATTGGTACACACACAGTTTTAATTCGACCCGTTCATAAGAAACGGGATGAAATAGTGAAGCTGAGTTTTCTAAGTTTGTTTTCCACTCATATATCTTAATTTCTATATATCATCTTTCTGCAGCAATGGATCGATCTCGCACGGTTTACGGGTCTACAGGCGCAAAAAAGCGAGCCACCTTCAAACCAAACAATAGAAGCTGCAAATCCTGCTACAGTAGGTTGCAACACTACAGAAGAAGCCAATGTTGATGAAATCGAAAATCAACAATCAATGAGATGATGTCAAGCCATAGCTGCTGAAGGCGTTTCCCGTAAGGAACGGCTCTTCGTTTTCATTTTTTTGTTACTATACTATTATGCTCGTTATTGTATTTATAATATAAGTTTGAGCATATTATACACATCACAAGATGAAGATAGATAGAGGCTAAATTTCAGCAGACTTTAAATAAATATTGGCTTTAGCCTGCAGGTAAAGGGCGCAAATTTTGATTGAATACAAAATTCTTTAATATATATAGAGGCTAATCATCATAGGTTGTGCTACATAATCTCTCTACTTCTTATTCTTATTTAGAGGTTGCATCTCACCCAATCGTTTATAtagagtttgatttagattatgttgtaTCTCTAATTTGTGAAATTGATCGACCAAGACAAAGGTAGTTTAAAGTGTCAAAAGTGATTTAAACGAGTAAAACTACCTAAACTACTTTATACAAAAAGTCATATTACCATAATAATAGTATCATCGACTGTTTATTGAAATTAGGGTCTTAAATGAGAAAATCTTAGTTAAGTTTGAGACAGAAATTTGAtttaaattttgtaaaatatCAGCCTAGCTGCTTAGGTGAAAGTTTGATGATTTGTTGGTCTTAGGCGTTAGTCTCTGTATTCGTcgtcgtcatcgtcatcgtcatcatcatcatactcagtaaatcccaccaatagcaaagcaaatgTATGGTCTGAGgaaggtaagatgtagacaaccttacctctacctcgTAGGAACAGAGAGGCTGCTTCTAGTGAGAACCCCGGcttgatagtagttttgcataAGCCTcggacataagacacataacactcaacaatcgggacaaagaccgattagtgcatgtacccttttgtttTCCAGCTATCAACgctgatgaaacagtggttaaccaagagaggttaattcactggtctcgtcaagtagggttaatcccttctttccgaggattggtggctggatcgtccgctgatctgtctcctgcacaagggaaacacaccgtgactcgtaacaaggaggatggggtgggtggtgctccttgttaccactcttcggcgtgagaatcagtaatttgcttgagagcaaagtgtgtgatagtagtagtaatGAAAGAGTTGGATaagcgatacctcaaacctggtccgggatgggtatttataaccgaggagtgaaggagggtaaTTGAGTAGCTAGACTGACAACGCACAGCcccttgcaggtgtgtcaggcttgtcggtcaCGGAGGTGATGCAACGTCCCACTGTGGTGTCAGTCTGTGCGCCAGTGTCGTTTACGTATGGGCTGACAGATGACTGTCGGCAGTGCCACTTgctgtagggctgtaaacgaaccaaacgttcagcgaacagttcgtgaaccgttcgacgggaagttcgtttatgtctgttcgataagcttaacgaacgaacacgaacaaaggtctcgttcgttcgcatgcgttcgtgaacgttcggtaatatgttcgttcgtgttcattcgtttatgtccgttcgtgttcggttttttatgtttatttttctaaaagtttttgatgttttattaatttttttactttccCCCATAAGTATTATTTCCCTCTCTTTTTGTTTACCTTTCCTACCTTTTTTTACTTTCCCGACTAATTCATACACTTCAGTACactaattatattaaaaaattagtAAAAACTATTAACCCATGTGGAAGCTAGATATTCAAGAGTTAAGACATTTATTTTGAAGTTTGTATGAAGAAGGTGGACATTGAAGACTTTTTTGGGATATGTATTTTGGATTATTATGTCTTAAGATAAACTTGATTTGTCATATGTTGCTACTTTTGTGTCTTGAATTCTTGATAATCGTTTAATGGTTATATTTTACTACTTTTGTTGTGTACAATGTTTTTAGATTAACGGtaccttttttttttaattttcaaaattaaTGTTCATTtctgttcgtttgtgttcgtttgcgttcatggttagtgttcatgaactgttcgcgaacaaccaaattacttaacgaacgaacacgaacataaacttctgttcgtcatgtgttcgcgaacagttcacgaacatccaaatttccttaacgaatgaacacgaacatagccttgttcgtgttcgttcggttcgtttacagccctaacttGCTGTTTTGGCTACCTGATTCAaagtgtcagtcccacttgcgtCGTCAGTAGGATGCGGTGCTAAGCCGCATCGCTGACTGCGGTAACTGCGGTTGTTTCCGCGTCCCTTGGCTTGACGTAGACGTTTATGGGATGCGGTGCAGAGCCGCATCGCCATACTTGGTAACTGCTTTTTCTatatcccttgtcgtgacgaaaatgttcatAAGATGCGGTGCTAAGCCGCAGCGCTATGTGCaacacccattttcatacacaaggtaagtcttctcATCACTTGACAGATTAGATTCGACTGCTGGGTTCGCGCGTGCCTGCACGGACGCATATAAGTTTTTGCCGGTGGGAgtatttgataagggtaatggtcactcgcgacCATGTTGGTgcgagatttgggaccataccccttcaaacgccaacacatgatgcatgattaaccgtcctcaggttattttcacgaaattagtaaaataacgttaaaattagtgcactatCAGTTTTGTCCCCCGAtgacccacacatatatacattatatgcgcataccgtaAACGGGGCCCAGGCGTTAGTCTCTGTAAATAGGTTAAAGCCAACTTTTGGAATGCTCAATATATAGGATGATATGTTTTGATTTGAGTTTGCTAATAAGATGCTACACGTTTATGATCAAGTTATTAACATCACACGCACACGCTAATGGTTTAATTTGATTCAACTTCAATTTGACTACATGTTCAGTTGGTCTGAAACGGAAGTGATCTAGTGTGAAAATTTTCGGAATCTTATGTAACCAAGTTCACAAACAAACTGCTTATGTGCAGGGCTGGATCTATAGGCTTTCAAAGTTAGGTAAGCACCTAAGGACACCAATTTTCTAAAAACCTTTTATTATAGAATATGTGTATTAGTGTATTAGGCCCAACCGCCCAAATAATCTAAACAAAATCTATATTTATTGGAAGACCCAACTAAAGAACCAATTTTAGAATAAAAAAAGCCCAATTCCAACTCCAAGCAATATGTGGTTCGTTTTTAATTTAGGCTGACATCGTCATTCTCGCTAACTATAACGCCATGCGTGCTCATTTCACTCAATGGCGTCGCGAATTGGGGATAAATTAGAGGGGAAATTAATGATGTTTCAAGGATAATCCAGGTTAGTTAACGACCATTTTTTAGTAATCTTTATAATTGTGATATATTACATCACTTTTTTTCCCTAAATCCCTAATTGATACTTCGAATCTTTAAATTTTGATATTGTGCTTGCGAATTTCCGATTGAGACTTCGAAGGAAAAAAGCAAAAACGATTTTTCTTTATAACAATTCATTCAAAAGGGCCCTGATTTTGTAGTTCGCTTAAGGCCTCCAAAAACGTTGGACCAGTCCTGCTTACATGTTATCTATGTTCTTGCTAAAACTTTTGTGTTTAGAACTCGAGTtatcttttttattatttcaaAATTAACTTTTACAACCTAAGACACAATAATACCTTTTCAAAAGATGGTTTTAACGATGTTCAAAGATATCGATCACTTGTGGTCTAATGGTTGGAAAgacttggtttttccttggagaCTCAAGGCCAATCCCTACTAGTGCAATATTTGGTGGATAAAAAGGCAATGCAGGCTAGTTCTCCCAGACCCTAGGTCAAGAGTTCGAGCTCGAGCCACCCTAGGtttagggatggcaatcaaacccgaactcgctaggtaaacccgaaacccgacatatttgggacgggtttggagtcggttaatcgggtttgggacgggtttgggaatcgtctttatttttttcgcgggtttgggacgggtttgggatttagtgatatacccgtttacccgacccaattacccgatataatttttttatattattaaatatgtacatatatgatacatccattttttacacatataagtattctattccgtatacgttgtagttatttgatatatatttttataatgacaatacaaaatgtaaccggttaaTAGTTACCCGATAaatacccaatgggttttgagatgagtatacccaacgagtaatctttttaTATTAATGGGtttacccgatacccgatgggtatttacccgctagaaacccgacgggttttgggatgggtttgggacaagcttatctaaccgggtttgggtttgggattacctaaacccgtcccaaacccgaccaaTTGCCATCCCTACCTAGGTTTTAGTCCACTATACGTTACGCCAGAGAGATTCCCTCTTGTGGCGGCGCAAGCCCCTGCAGTGTGGTATGTTTTCCCGGGGAACGTTGTTAGCCAAACTCTGACGCCAGCGTAAGctcggttaagacaacatagtctgacCAGAGTGATGTTAGGGCCCTCTGTTTGGGAGGATGTAAGATCTCTCTCTCAACTGTTAAAGATtctcaccgttcaaaaaaaaatgtttaaagtTTTATCCATGGAACTTGTTGATTTTTCTAAGCTATTCTTTTAAAAGATGGTTTTAACAATCTTCACCGGCCTACAGTCATCCATTAAATGGCAACATACCACCCCTTAAACTACCACCCTCTAGCTCTCATGGCCATGGTTATAACGTGTCAAATGTGATCACATTAATTAGGATTTCATATACAAGAATAGCCTAGAATAAacatttagggggtgtttggcttagtttttttttttacaaaataagcttaatttggtgtttggtttagcttttaagcttatgcttattatcttatataagctaatttgaaAAAGCTTATTTGGAGATGGtttttagcttatttgaagaaGTTTATTTGTGTAAGGGTGTAAGTTAATGATAGAAACTaagctataagctaatccaaacactaaaaaagagcttatcaaatgatagaaaataaCATATAAGCTATTTTAAAAAataagcataagccaaaaaataAAAGCTATACCAAACACCCCCTTACTCTGATATTTCACTCGGCTGCTCCTATAAAAAATAACTACTTAGGCCACACGGGGTGGCACGTTATTTTACCGTGATTTTTTCTATCACGCGTTATAACACCGCCGCCTCCACTCCCCTTCACGCGTTATAATTCAACGCGTCGACTTTATCACGCGTTGATTTCAAAAAATGGAACGTTTATTTTTGACCGTTTGGCATTTTTTCACCGTTTGAATTTGTGGGTTTTTATATAAAATCCAAATTATTCCCCCCCATTCAATTAAAAAACTCTCCAATTCAATTCCAAAACTCTCTAAAAATTCAACTCAAAAACTCAAAAATAATACAACAAACATGGAAGGATCAAGCAAGAGAGGTGGGGGTGCGAAAAAAAGAGGTTCGGGTACGAAGAAAAATCCCGTAAGACCCAAGGTTCGAGCGAATCTTGGCGAGCCGACGCGCTTTAGGTTGCAAGACTAACCCGACCAA from Helianthus annuus cultivar XRQ/B chromosome 7, HanXRQr2.0-SUNRISE, whole genome shotgun sequence includes the following:
- the LOC110869018 gene encoding protein RETICULATA-RELATED 5, chloroplastic — its product is MEAHTLRRFHSLNNNAHVDTHHHTLPPVRVIHALSSPETSHHTFRVVPSSKRHRHVSISTVHRRNPDEECLRRRCHVSIGAVNRRNSEECSNGRCHVSISAVQRRIPEEESSSARRHVSISGVNRRIPEEEECDDAGYARRRRRDVLVMPLVAIGASVLRSAVARAEEKAETVTETNTAIAPVKEVKAEAVTAEKVEVKKEEVITSRIYDATVIGEPMAVGKDKGKVWEKLMNGRIVYLGEAEQVPTRDDKELEVEIVRSLAKRCAEANRRITLALEAFPADLQEQLNQFIDKRIDGETLKPFVSYWPAQRWQEYEPLLNYCRDNGVRLVACGTPLKVIRTVQADGIRGLSKAERKAYAPPAGSGFISGFTSISRRPLKEYNFPNQSIPFGPSSYLSAQTRVIEEYTMSQIILQAVTNGEPTGLLVVVTGASHVAYGSRGTGVPARIAKKMQKKNQTVILLDPERQYIRREGEVPVADFLWYSAARPCTRNCFDRAEIARVMNAAGRKRDALPQDIQKGLDLGLVSPEVLQNFFDLEQYPLLSELTHNFQGFRERLLADPKFLNRLAIEESISITTTLIAQYQKRKGKFFEEIDYVMTDTIRGIVVDFFTVWLPAPTLSFLSFADDANGPDSIDALTGLLGSIPDNAFQKALAGKDWDVGHRVASVVVGGVKLAGVGFISSIGAVAVSNVLYTARKFLNPTLVNTQQVKRSPIMKTAVVYSSFLGTSANLRYQIIAGLVEHRLSDMFSDQTLFVNMISFVSRTINSYWGTQQWIDLARFTGLQAQKSEPPSNQTIEAANPATVGCNTTEEANVDEIENQQSMR